In a single window of the Roseofilum capinflatum BLCC-M114 genome:
- a CDS encoding type II toxin-antitoxin system PemK/MazF family toxin, producing the protein MLRGQVWLYQADPSIGDEIGKTRPCIIVSNDRIGILRLKVIVPITGWNDIFANISWMVKIEPTSQNGLNKLSAADAFQVRSVSQQRLIKHIGSLSEDTTQKLDRALAVVLDI; encoded by the coding sequence ATGCTTAGAGGTCAGGTTTGGTTATATCAAGCCGATCCATCAATTGGTGATGAAATTGGCAAAACTCGCCCTTGTATAATTGTAAGCAATGATAGGATTGGTATTTTACGATTAAAGGTCATTGTTCCTATTACGGGCTGGAATGATATCTTTGCCAATATTTCTTGGATGGTGAAGATTGAACCAACCTCACAAAATGGATTAAATAAACTGTCTGCCGCAGATGCTTTTCAAGTGCGCTCTGTTTCTCAACAAAGACTGATTAAGCATATAGGAAGTCTATCTGAAGACACTACACAAAAGCTTGATCGGGCGTTAGCCGTTGTCTTAGATATTTAA
- a CDS encoding nucleotidyltransferase family protein produces the protein MKVKKIDIPIEKIANLCQNWHIHKLSLFGSFLRDDFTPESDIDILVEFEPGFTPGFFKLYQIEEELSDLFDRRQIDLVTLKFLNHRIRDRILAEAEVFYIKSA, from the coding sequence ATGAAAGTCAAAAAGATTGACATTCCTATTGAGAAGATTGCCAACCTGTGCCAGAACTGGCATATTCATAAACTCTCGCTGTTTGGATCGTTCTTGCGGGATGACTTTACGCCAGAGAGCGATATTGATATCTTAGTGGAATTTGAACCCGGTTTTACTCCTGGATTTTTTAAGCTCTACCAAATTGAAGAAGAACTTTCGGATTTATTCGATCGTCGTCAAATTGATTTAGTGACTCTTAAGTTTCTGAACCATCGAATCCGCGATCGCATTTTAGCAGAAGCAGAGGTTTTTTATATTAAGTCCGCTTAA
- a CDS encoding XisI protein: MDRIENYRQIIRSILTPYTEINYANVEATNYAVFDPETDQYMIVSVGWDDDRRVHGCLIHLAILDGKVWVQQDNTEDGVTYDLVAAGIPKSDIVLGFHEPQIRPHTGFAVG; the protein is encoded by the coding sequence GTGGATAGAATAGAAAATTACCGTCAGATTATCCGTTCTATTCTCACACCTTATACGGAAATTAATTATGCGAATGTTGAGGCAACCAATTATGCTGTTTTCGATCCAGAAACTGATCAATATATGATTGTTTCAGTGGGTTGGGACGATGACAGACGAGTACATGGGTGTTTAATTCATCTGGCAATTCTGGATGGGAAAGTGTGGGTTCAGCAGGATAATACTGAGGATGGAGTAACCTATGATTTGGTCGCAGCAGGAATTCCGAAATCGGATATTGTACTGGGGTTTCATGAACCGCAGATTCGCCCCCATACTGGGTTTGCAGTGGGTTAG
- a CDS encoding nucleotidyltransferase family protein produces the protein MTTIRQTLQDKKKEILEIAAKHGAFNLRIFGSVARGEETEQSDIDFLIDYDSSKTSPWFPGGLLMDLQDLLQCKVDIVTDKGLSPLIREKVLKEAKPL, from the coding sequence ATGACGACTATCCGACAAACTTTACAGGACAAAAAGAAAGAAATTTTAGAAATTGCCGCTAAACATGGAGCCTTTAATCTGCGAATTTTTGGCTCAGTTGCTAGAGGAGAAGAAACTGAACAGAGCGATATCGACTTTTTGATCGATTATGATTCCTCAAAAACATCCCCGTGGTTTCCCGGTGGGTTATTGATGGATTTGCAAGATTTACTGCAATGCAAAGTTGATATCGTCACCGATAAAGGTTTGAGTCCATTAATTAGAGAAAAAGTTCTCAAAGAGGCCAAGCCATTATGA
- a CDS encoding Uma2 family endonuclease codes for MPKLTIKDLEYLQTQHPDYRMELVQGEIICMSPSGLESDEVAAAIVAELSHWVRPRKLGRVIASSGGFRLPNADGDVRAPDASFILAQRLPRTTEGYAELVPDLMFEVKSRTDSINKLREKIQEFIALGTQVGVLVDPRTRTMEVYRLNQDPVTLRDGDVFTVPELLPGWELPVVEIWAPEFD; via the coding sequence ATGCCTAAACTAACCATCAAAGACCTAGAATATCTCCAAACCCAGCACCCTGACTATCGGATGGAATTAGTTCAAGGAGAAATTATCTGTATGAGTCCTTCCGGATTAGAATCAGATGAAGTGGCTGCTGCTATTGTCGCTGAATTATCCCATTGGGTGAGACCCCGAAAATTAGGGCGCGTCATTGCTTCTAGTGGTGGATTTCGTTTACCCAATGCTGACGGAGATGTTCGCGCACCGGATGCCTCTTTTATCCTCGCTCAACGTTTACCGCGCACTACGGAAGGGTATGCTGAATTAGTGCCGGATCTAATGTTTGAAGTGAAGTCGAGAACGGATAGTATCAACAAATTGCGCGAGAAAATCCAAGAATTCATCGCATTAGGAACTCAGGTAGGAGTATTGGTCGATCCGAGAACTCGGACAATGGAAGTTTATCGACTTAATCAAGACCCCGTAACATTACGTGATGGGGATGTTTTCACCGTTCCGGAATTGCTCCCTGGATGGGAATTACCGGTGGTAGAAATCTGGGCCCCGGAATTTGATTAA
- a CDS encoding ribbon-helix-helix domain-containing protein: MTNLNLTLPEAMSDFISEPVKKEGYSTAHDYILNLISEAQQKVEQQRWEQLLLEGLNSGTPIEVTDEWWDNKRQQLVAEE, from the coding sequence ATGACGAACTTAAACCTCACTCTTCCAGAAGCCATGAGTGACTTTATTTCCGAACCAGTCAAAAAAGAAGGTTATTCAACCGCTCATGACTATATTTTGAACTTAATTAGCGAAGCACAACAGAAAGTTGAACAACAGCGTTGGGAACAACTCTTACTCGAAGGCTTAAATAGTGGCACACCTATTGAAGTTACTGATGAATGGTGGGACAATAAAAGACAGCAGTTAGTAGCCGAAGAGTAA
- a CDS encoding type II toxin-antitoxin system VapC family toxin → MKILIDTNIVLDFLLQREPFCQEAELLFQAIHDNKIIGYVTATTLTDIFYIARRHTGSIDKAQEAILAILHTMLICPVNRETLESALTLSCTDFEDSVQVACAIAQGLDGIVTRDTGFPNELIPVLSVAEALQQLESGT, encoded by the coding sequence GTGAAGATTTTAATCGATACTAATATTGTATTAGATTTTTTATTGCAACGAGAACCGTTTTGTCAAGAGGCAGAGCTACTTTTTCAAGCAATTCATGATAATAAAATCATAGGATATGTTACTGCTACGACTCTGACAGATATTTTTTACATTGCCAGAAGGCATACAGGCAGTATTGACAAGGCTCAAGAGGCTATTTTAGCCATACTTCATACAATGCTCATTTGTCCGGTTAATCGAGAAACTTTGGAATCAGCATTAACTTTGAGTTGTACTGATTTTGAAGATTCTGTTCAGGTCGCATGTGCTATTGCTCAAGGTTTGGATGGAATTGTAACTCGTGATACAGGTTTTCCCAATGAACTGATTCCTGTTTTATCTGTAGCTGAAGCCTTGCAACAACTAGAAAGTGGTACATAG
- a CDS encoding HepT-like ribonuclease domain-containing protein — MKDYRLYLIHIRDCLQRIQSYTEGGKKSFEEEIMIQDAVIRNLEVMCESIKKLPEDWKASQPNMPWHQVIGFRNKLAHDYLDLDLEVVWDVVENYLPELEIAVEKIAEQFWSVSE, encoded by the coding sequence ATGAAAGACTATCGACTCTATTTAATTCATATTCGAGATTGTTTACAGCGCATCCAATCCTATACGGAAGGAGGAAAGAAGAGCTTTGAAGAAGAAATCATGATTCAGGATGCTGTGATCAGAAATTTGGAAGTGATGTGTGAGTCAATCAAAAAGTTACCGGAAGATTGGAAAGCGTCCCAACCGAATATGCCTTGGCATCAAGTCATCGGTTTTAGAAATAAACTGGCCCATGATTATTTAGATCTCGATCTAGAGGTGGTCTGGGATGTGGTGGAAAATTACTTGCCGGAGTTAGAAATAGCCGTGGAAAAAATCGCTGAACAGTTTTGGTCAGTATCCGAGTAG
- a CDS encoding nucleotidyltransferase family protein, translating into MALKQELQEKRAEILAIAEQHGAFNVRIFGSVARGEEREDSDIDFLIDYDLTKTSSWFPVGLIQDLEDLLERKVDVVTAKSLHYFIRDRVLQEAIDL; encoded by the coding sequence ATGGCACTCAAGCAAGAGTTACAGGAAAAACGAGCAGAAATTTTAGCCATTGCCGAACAACACGGCGCGTTTAACGTGCGAATTTTTGGCTCCGTAGCGCGAGGGGAGGAACGAGAGGATAGTGATATTGATTTTCTGATTGATTATGATTTAACCAAAACTTCTTCTTGGTTTCCCGTGGGATTAATCCAAGATTTGGAAGATTTATTAGAACGTAAAGTGGATGTAGTGACGGCGAAATCACTCCATTATTTTATCCGCGATCGAGTCTTACAAGAGGCGATTGACCTATGA